In the genome of Rhodamnia argentea isolate NSW1041297 chromosome 3, ASM2092103v1, whole genome shotgun sequence, one region contains:
- the LOC125314319 gene encoding berberine bridge enzyme-like 18, translating to MADNIPLISIIFLSFCSVASSFDQVSFLQCFSLHSLQSNSTSKTIATRNDPTYISLLQSSIQNLRFLNTSSPKPQLIVTPIHPLEIRAAIVCSQKHGVNVRVRSGGHDYEGLSYVSRIPFIIVDLRNMRSVEVDVEKESAWVEGGATLGELYFAISQKSKVLGFPAGSCPTIGVGGHVSGGGFGTIFRKHGLASDNVIDAKIVDVNGKILDRKSMGEDLFWAIRGGGGASFGVIFAWKIMLVPVPPTVTVFEVGKTIEENGTMILYKWQNVAHKLQEDIFLHAVIGVVTPSSGLANNTISISFEGLYLGKIEKVLPLIRESFPELGLKRESCTEMSWIQSVLYFARYSQDESPRVLLNRTQSSKSFYKAKSDYVMKPISETALQGLWNKLIEEETSYLILTPYGGVMSQISESETPFPHRRGNKYKIQYMVTWDSEEESNEHINWMRELYDYMAPYVSRFPRAAYMNYRDLDLGRNTNVNTSYAEASVWGLKYFKSNFRRLVKVKTASDPTNFFWNEQSFPVLSPRGR from the coding sequence ATGGCAGATAATATTCCATTAATTTccatcatcttcctttcattttgctCTGTGGCTTCAAGCTTTGATCAAGTCTCCTTTCTCCAATGCTTTTCCCTTCATTCCCTCCAATCCAACTCCACTTCCAAAACCATTGCAACAAGAAACGATCCAACTTATATCTCTCTCTTGCAGTCTTCCATTCAAAACCTCAGATTCTTGAACACTTCCTCACCAAAACCACAACTCATTGTGACCCCAATCCATCCACTTGAGATACGAGCAGCCATAGTATGCTCCCAGAAGCACGGTGTGAACGTGCGGGTGCGAAGTGGGGGCCACGACTACGAGGGCCTCTCCTACGTATCCCGAATCCCCTTCATCATAGTCGATCTCAGGAACATGAGGTCGGTCGAGGTGGATGTCGAGAAAGAGAGTGCATGGGTGGAGGGTGGAGCAACATTAGGAGAATTGTACTTTGCAATTTCTCAAAAGAGCAAGGTTTTGGGATTCCCAGCTGGTAGTTGTCCCACTATTGGAGTTGGGGGACATGTTAGCGGGGGCGGGTTCGGAACGATATTTCGGAAGCACGGTCTAGCATCTGACAACGTGATCGACGCCAAAATCGTTGATGTTAATGGAAAGATTTTGGACCGGAAATCGATGGGCGAAGATCTTTTTTGGGCTAttagaggaggtggaggagcaaGCTTTGGTGTGATCTTTGCATGGAAAATTATGCTGGTTCCTGTCCCTCCAACTGTTACTGTCTTTGAAGTAGGAAAGACCATTGAAGAAAATGGAACTATGATCTTGTACAAGTGGCAAAATGTTGCACACAAGCTTCAGGAAGACATCTTTCTCCACGCTGTGATAGGAGTCGTCACTCCATCTTCAGGTTTGGCGAACAACACAATCAGCATCTCATTCGAGGGTTTGTACCTCGGCAAGATTGAAAAAGTCCTGCCTTTAATCCGGGAAAGCTTTCCCGAGTTGGGTTTGAAACGCGAAAGCTGCACGGAGATGAGTTGGATACAATCCGTCCTTTATTTCGCACGATATTCTCAAGATGAATCTCCCAGAGTCTTGCTCAACCGGACTCAATCGTCCAAATCCTTCTACAAGGCGAAATCCGACTACGTGATGAAGCCCATTTCGGAAACCGCTTTGCAAGGTCTATGGAATAAGCTCATCGAAGAAGAGACATCTTACCTGATTTTAACACCTTATGGCGGGGTAATGAGCCAGATCTCCGAATCGGAGACCCCTTTCCCACACCGGAGAGGGAACAAGTACAAAATTCAGTACATGGTTACTTGGGACAGTGAAGAGGAAAGCAATGAGCACATCAATTGGATGAGAGAGCTGTACGATTATATGGCACCTTACGTTTCAAGATTTCCAAGAGCAGCTTATATGAATTATAGGGATCTTGACTTGGGGAGGAACACTAACGTCAATACTAGTTATGCTGAAGCAAGTGTCTGGGGTTTGAAATATTTCAAGAGCAATTTTAGGAGATTGGTGAAAGTGAAGACGGCGTCCGATCCGACCAACTTTTTCTGGAACGAGCAAAGCTTTCCGGTTTTGTCTCCAAGAGGACGATAA